In one Streptomyces sp. NBC_01241 genomic region, the following are encoded:
- a CDS encoding glycosyltransferase family 2 protein has protein sequence MSAAQHPAVSVIMPVLNEERHLRNSVRHILEQEYAGEMEVVIALGPSTDRTDEIAAELVREDPRVHTVPNPTGRTPAALNAAIKASCHPIVVRVDGHGMLSPNYIATAVRLLEETGAQNVGGIMHAEGENAWEDAVAAAMTSKIGVGNAAFHTGGQAGPAETVYLGVFRREALEKADGYNVEFIRAQDWELNFRIREAGGLIWFSPELKVQYRPRPSVRALAKQYKDYGRWRHVVARYHSGSINLRYLAPPTAVCAIAAGIVAGAAVTPWAFVVPAGYVAAIVAGSLPAGKGLSLKARARIPVALATMHMSWGYGFLTSPRSLAKKVIASRRPAVSV, from the coding sequence ATGTCTGCCGCGCAGCACCCCGCCGTCTCCGTGATCATGCCGGTGCTCAATGAGGAACGCCATCTCAGGAACTCCGTCCGGCACATCCTGGAGCAGGAGTACGCAGGTGAGATGGAGGTGGTGATCGCGCTGGGCCCCTCCACGGACCGTACGGACGAGATCGCCGCGGAGCTGGTGCGCGAGGACCCCCGGGTGCACACCGTTCCGAACCCGACCGGCCGCACCCCCGCCGCCCTCAACGCCGCGATCAAGGCCTCCTGCCACCCCATAGTCGTGCGGGTCGACGGCCACGGCATGCTCTCGCCGAACTACATCGCGACGGCCGTCCGCCTCCTGGAGGAGACGGGCGCGCAGAACGTCGGCGGCATCATGCACGCCGAGGGCGAGAACGCCTGGGAGGACGCCGTGGCCGCGGCCATGACGTCGAAGATCGGCGTCGGCAACGCGGCCTTCCACACCGGCGGCCAGGCGGGCCCGGCGGAGACCGTGTATCTCGGTGTCTTCCGCCGCGAGGCACTGGAGAAGGCGGACGGCTACAACGTGGAGTTCATCCGCGCTCAGGACTGGGAGCTGAACTTCCGCATCCGCGAGGCGGGCGGTCTGATCTGGTTCTCGCCCGAGCTGAAGGTGCAGTACCGGCCGCGGCCCTCGGTCAGGGCGCTCGCCAAGCAGTACAAGGACTACGGCCGCTGGCGGCACGTCGTCGCCCGCTACCACTCCGGCTCGATCAACCTGCGCTACCTGGCGCCGCCGACCGCCGTCTGCGCGATCGCGGCGGGCATCGTGGCCGGTGCGGCCGTCACCCCGTGGGCGTTCGTCGTCCCCGCCGGATACGTCGCGGCGATCGTCGCCGGGTCCCTTCCGGCGGGCAAGGGCCTGTCGCTGAAGGCGCGGGCCCGGATCCCGGTGGCCCTCGCGACGATGCACATGTCATGGGGGTACGGCTTCCTGACCAGCCCGCGCTCGCTGGCGAAGAAGGTCATCGCCAGTCGGCGCCCGGCCGTCTCCGTATAG
- a CDS encoding ankyrin repeat domain-containing protein produces MNRRQQKKLSKRLVEAATFGDTTQINALLRTGACPEAGNTEGTTPLYAASVNGAADNVLCLLAAGALPNTESGRGTEGTPLCAAACWGHTETVRALLTHGADPNLHEDHGMGRSPLQWAMTGPYPETIAVLLAAGARPHDPAT; encoded by the coding sequence GTGAACAGACGGCAGCAGAAGAAACTGTCAAAGCGTCTCGTAGAGGCGGCGACATTCGGCGACACCACTCAGATCAACGCTCTACTAAGAACCGGGGCCTGCCCGGAGGCCGGCAATACCGAGGGCACCACGCCTCTATACGCCGCATCAGTCAACGGAGCCGCCGACAACGTCCTCTGTCTACTGGCAGCCGGGGCCTTGCCCAACACCGAAAGCGGACGCGGCACGGAAGGCACGCCCCTTTGCGCGGCTGCATGCTGGGGCCATACCGAAACGGTGCGTGCACTCCTCACCCACGGCGCCGATCCCAATCTCCACGAAGATCACGGCATGGGCCGTTCGCCGCTTCAATGGGCGATGACCGGGCCCTACCCCGAGACGATCGCCGTGCTTCTCGCGGCAGGTGCCCGACCACACGACCCAGCCACGTGA
- a CDS encoding helix-turn-helix domain-containing protein, giving the protein MDTQQITAPPCAPSPASGDATPSSGVVHINFRHVAGFTVIGNHLAQHRGLSLVAIGLAVHIQSLPAGAKIGIKHLADRFPESETRIAAALRELEATGYLHRSRVRLPDGRIVTHTISYNQPGTDPATVTTPQPRTRLSKPAPLPPPPPREPAPEPEPTQAPQPPAPQPAPAPRPVPAPCPVPASQPAPAPVLLVPAPTARKAPPPPLPQPQSPTPELHRSAAALLADLRRHTPQLTLSENDIHALTPGVATWLERDAHPDTIRHTLTTGLPVPLKHPAKLLRHRITTLLPPPLPGARDLTPARPGVIVIPLQNCDNCDRAFRSRHPGHCHDCRTDLHTAA; this is encoded by the coding sequence ATGGATACCCAGCAGATTACCGCGCCCCCGTGCGCCCCGTCCCCCGCCTCCGGGGACGCCACACCGTCATCCGGTGTCGTCCACATCAACTTCCGGCATGTCGCAGGCTTCACGGTCATCGGCAACCACCTCGCCCAGCACCGCGGCCTCTCCCTCGTCGCGATCGGGCTCGCCGTACACATCCAGTCGCTCCCCGCCGGAGCCAAGATCGGCATCAAACACCTCGCCGACCGCTTCCCGGAGAGCGAGACCCGCATCGCCGCCGCCCTGCGCGAACTCGAAGCCACCGGCTACCTCCACCGCAGCCGCGTACGCCTCCCCGACGGCCGCATCGTCACCCACACCATCTCCTACAACCAGCCCGGCACCGACCCGGCCACCGTCACCACACCTCAGCCACGAACCAGGCTCAGCAAACCGGCCCCGCTGCCCCCACCACCGCCACGCGAGCCCGCTCCCGAACCGGAACCCACCCAGGCACCACAACCGCCCGCACCGCAGCCGGCGCCCGCACCACGACCCGTGCCCGCACCGTGCCCCGTTCCCGCATCGCAGCCCGCGCCCGCACCCGTCCTCCTCGTACCAGCCCCCACCGCGCGCAAGGCACCACCCCCACCGCTCCCCCAGCCGCAGTCACCCACCCCGGAACTCCACCGCTCCGCAGCCGCGCTCCTCGCCGACCTGCGTCGCCACACACCCCAACTCACCCTCTCCGAGAACGACATCCACGCCCTCACCCCCGGCGTCGCCACCTGGCTCGAACGCGACGCCCACCCCGACACCATCCGCCACACCCTCACCACCGGCCTCCCAGTCCCCCTCAAACACCCTGCCAAGCTCCTCCGCCACCGGATCACGACACTCCTGCCACCCCCGCTGCCCGGAGCCCGGGACCTCACCCCCGCACGCCCTGGCGTCATCGTCATCCCCCTCCAGAACTGCGACAACTGCGACCGCGCCTTCCGCTCCCGCCACCCCGGCCACTGCCACGACTGCCGGACAGACCTCCACACAGCCGCCTGA
- a CDS encoding LCP family protein, which yields MNDWPEGWTDDNRSGNRYGQGSDSDRPEGARVMRNVQRRPAPPQQYPAPPRQRQPEQQQYSGGYDGNAGYDNGYNTGQVYGGGGNGGGRGNGYGGGGRGDGGYVQGRPAPNWGRRIKIGTLSLVVVVLAVSIGTYFWADSKLKREVDLSKVIERPKAGDGTNYLIVGSDSREGMTAEDKKKLHTGSAAGKRTDSMMILHDGSNGPTLVSLPRDSNVEIPSFKGSDSGKLYPGRGRFTKLNAAYAMDGPELLVRTVEFNTGLHIDHYVEIGFGGFAQIVDAIGGVELDIPKAFKDKKSGADFKAGKQTLNGEQSLAFVRTRYAFAGSDLDRTKNQQKFLAALASQTATPSTILNPFKLYPTMGAGLDTLIVDKDMSLWSLAQMFFAMKGVTGGDGTSMNMPISGSTGGNLVWDKAKVKQLVDQLNNDEKVTVTGN from the coding sequence ATGAACGATTGGCCCGAGGGCTGGACCGACGACAACCGCAGCGGCAACCGCTACGGGCAGGGCAGCGACAGCGACCGGCCCGAGGGCGCCCGCGTGATGCGGAACGTCCAACGGCGTCCCGCGCCGCCGCAGCAGTACCCCGCGCCGCCCCGGCAGCGGCAGCCGGAGCAGCAGCAGTACTCCGGCGGCTACGACGGCAACGCAGGGTACGACAACGGTTACAACACGGGCCAGGTCTACGGCGGCGGTGGCAACGGCGGCGGCCGGGGCAACGGCTACGGTGGCGGCGGCCGGGGTGACGGCGGTTACGTCCAGGGGCGCCCCGCGCCCAACTGGGGCCGCCGAATAAAGATAGGCACACTGTCCCTGGTCGTCGTGGTGCTCGCGGTCTCCATCGGCACGTACTTCTGGGCCGACTCCAAGCTCAAGCGCGAGGTGGACCTCTCCAAGGTCATCGAGCGGCCGAAGGCCGGCGACGGCACCAACTACCTGATCGTCGGTTCCGACAGCCGCGAGGGCATGACGGCCGAGGACAAGAAGAAGCTCCACACGGGCTCCGCCGCGGGCAAGCGAACCGACTCGATGATGATCCTGCACGACGGGTCGAACGGGCCGACGCTCGTCTCCCTGCCCCGTGACTCCAACGTCGAGATCCCCTCGTTCAAGGGCTCCGACTCCGGCAAGCTCTACCCGGGCCGCGGCCGCTTCACCAAGCTGAACGCCGCGTACGCCATGGACGGTCCCGAACTCCTCGTCCGTACTGTCGAGTTCAACACCGGACTGCACATCGACCACTACGTCGAGATCGGCTTCGGCGGCTTCGCCCAGATCGTGGACGCGATCGGCGGGGTGGAGCTGGACATCCCCAAGGCGTTCAAGGACAAGAAGTCCGGCGCCGACTTCAAGGCGGGCAAGCAGACCCTGAACGGCGAGCAGTCGCTGGCCTTCGTCCGCACCCGGTACGCGTTCGCGGGCAGCGACCTGGACCGTACGAAGAACCAGCAGAAGTTCCTCGCGGCGCTGGCCAGCCAGACGGCGACGCCGTCCACGATCCTCAACCCGTTCAAGCTGTACCCGACGATGGGCGCCGGCCTGGACACCCTGATCGTGGACAAGGACATGTCGCTCTGGTCCCTGGCGCAGATGTTCTTCGCCATGAAGGGCGTCACCGGCGGTGACGGCACGTCGATGAACATGCCGATCTCGGGCTCCACCGGCGGCAATCTGGTCTGGGACAAGGCCAAGGTCAAGCAGCTGGTGGACCAGCTCAACAACGACGAGAAGGTCACCGTCACCGGTAACTGA
- a CDS encoding DUF397 domain-containing protein, which yields MIHKSSAEEVSELERFKSSYSSSGDDNDCVEVATPPGAVHVRDSKNVRGRCSGSRRARGPSSLCTRPADPQPTGAPGLVDVGPGVRCC from the coding sequence GTGATCCACAAATCCTCTGCCGAGGAGGTCTCGGAGCTGGAGCGGTTCAAGAGCAGCTACAGCAGCAGTGGCGATGACAACGACTGCGTTGAGGTGGCGACACCCCCCGGTGCGGTGCACGTGCGCGATTCCAAGAACGTGCGGGGCCGCTGCTCGGGTTCGCGCCGGGCGCGTGGGCCCAGTTCGTTATGTACGCGTCCGGCTGACCCGCAACCAACTGGCGCCCCGGGCCTGGTCGATGTCGGTCCGGGGGTACGCTGCTGTTAG
- a CDS encoding acyl-CoA thioesterase, translated as MTDQAPRPEGDIPGKPTAASRTTLSHIMTGSDTNLLGTVHGGVIMKLVDDAAGAVAGRHSGGPAVTASMDEMVFLEPVRVGDLVHVRAQVNWTGRSSMEVGVRVMAERWNESTPAQQVGSAYLVFAAVDADGKPRRVPPVIPETERDKRRYQEAQIRRTHRLARRRAIKELREKRAADGIDDA; from the coding sequence ATGACAGATCAGGCCCCGCGCCCGGAGGGCGACATTCCGGGCAAGCCGACCGCCGCTTCCCGGACCACCCTCAGCCACATCATGACCGGCAGCGACACCAATCTGCTCGGTACGGTGCACGGCGGCGTGATCATGAAGCTGGTCGACGACGCGGCGGGCGCCGTGGCCGGCCGGCACTCCGGCGGACCCGCGGTGACGGCCTCGATGGACGAGATGGTCTTCCTGGAGCCGGTCCGCGTCGGTGACCTTGTTCACGTCCGCGCCCAGGTGAACTGGACCGGCCGCTCCTCGATGGAGGTCGGCGTCCGCGTCATGGCCGAGCGGTGGAACGAGTCCACCCCCGCCCAGCAGGTCGGCAGCGCGTACCTGGTGTTCGCCGCGGTCGACGCGGACGGCAAGCCGCGCCGCGTACCGCCGGTGATCCCGGAGACGGAGCGCGACAAGCGGCGCTACCAGGAAGCGCAGATCCGGCGCACCCACCGCCTCGCCCGACGCCGCGCGATCAAGGAACTGCGCGAGAAGCGCGCAGCCGACGGCATCGACGACGCGTAG
- a CDS encoding ATP-binding protein, with translation MTQEITRTEHSAPTRQFTVLLSPTRRGARLARLLATAHLCDWGLPTESAAHIVAELATNAAVHGRVPGRDFRLGLTVHRDALLRIEVTDTRGEQLPPTPGTTSSADDAESGRGLLIVEALADRWGIDAGPVPRKTIWAELSLVP, from the coding sequence GTGACGCAAGAAATCACCCGAACCGAACATTCCGCTCCCACCCGGCAGTTCACGGTGCTGCTCTCCCCCACCCGCCGGGGTGCGCGGCTCGCCCGGCTGCTCGCCACCGCGCATCTATGCGATTGGGGGCTCCCCACGGAGTCAGCCGCGCACATCGTCGCCGAGCTGGCCACGAACGCCGCCGTCCATGGCCGCGTACCGGGCCGGGACTTCCGACTGGGCCTCACCGTCCACCGCGACGCACTCCTGCGGATCGAGGTGACCGATACCCGGGGCGAGCAACTACCTCCCACGCCCGGCACCACGTCCTCCGCCGACGACGCGGAATCCGGGCGCGGCCTCCTCATCGTCGAGGCACTCGCCGACCGCTGGGGCATCGACGCCGGGCCCGTCCCTCGCAAGACGATCTGGGCCGAACTCAGCCTTGTACCGTGA
- a CDS encoding DUF397 domain-containing protein codes for MSSETSAGDASRLKWFKSSYSDSSDGSECVEVAATPGLVHVRDSKNVFGQQLGFTLTTWAAFVTYASEG; via the coding sequence ATGAGCAGTGAGACCTCGGCTGGAGACGCTTCCCGGCTGAAGTGGTTCAAGAGCAGCTACAGCGACAGCAGCGACGGCAGCGAATGCGTGGAGGTCGCAGCCACCCCGGGGTTGGTCCACGTGCGCGACTCCAAGAACGTGTTTGGTCAGCAACTCGGCTTCACGCTGACGACCTGGGCAGCCTTCGTGACGTACGCCTCTGAGGGCTGA
- a CDS encoding LCP family protein: protein MRLVTGVSVLVLGAGGIGHAVVTGLETGIDRIDPFKDMKNRPRAGHGMNLLLVGTDGRDRITPEEKEKYRLGGAPCNCTDTVMLVHLSADKERASIVSLPRDSYAEVPEHKDRNTGKTHAAHALKLNAAYSEGGPGLTVRTIEQLTGVKIDHYLEVDFTSFMKTVDTLGGVQICTTRPLKDPYTGLDLAAGSHELNGGQALQYVRSRHIDGAADLGRMQRQQKFLASLIKQATSSGVLLNPVKFRDVASTMLNSVRADKGFGTEQMLELSQAMRGFSPASSEFTSVPLGNVAYPVKGIGSTVKWDEAKSKKLFQALRDDRPLSPERPGGPKAVQVDVAPQQIRVQVYNGTPKDGLGKTVDEGLHATGFDTTRAPLNGEPRNLAHTLITYDPRWDRSAKSLAGALPGVELRAVRGQGPLMKVTAGTDFEKVRRVRGKETSRGEFGAVTGDQVACP from the coding sequence ATGCGACTGGTGACCGGCGTCTCCGTGCTGGTGCTCGGGGCCGGTGGGATCGGCCACGCGGTGGTGACCGGCCTGGAGACCGGGATCGACCGGATCGACCCGTTCAAGGACATGAAGAACCGGCCCCGGGCCGGCCACGGCATGAATCTGCTGCTGGTGGGCACCGACGGCCGCGACCGGATCACCCCGGAGGAGAAGGAGAAGTACCGGCTGGGCGGTGCGCCGTGCAACTGCACCGACACCGTCATGCTGGTGCATCTGTCGGCGGACAAGGAGCGCGCGAGCATCGTCTCGCTGCCCCGCGACAGCTACGCCGAGGTCCCCGAGCACAAGGACCGCAACACCGGCAAGACGCACGCCGCCCACGCGCTGAAGCTGAACGCCGCCTACTCCGAGGGCGGGCCCGGTCTGACCGTGCGGACCATCGAACAACTGACGGGCGTCAAGATCGACCACTACCTGGAGGTCGACTTCACCAGCTTCATGAAGACGGTGGACACCTTGGGCGGGGTGCAGATCTGCACGACCCGGCCGCTGAAGGACCCGTACACCGGTCTCGACCTCGCCGCGGGCAGCCATGAGCTGAACGGCGGGCAGGCGCTCCAGTACGTACGCTCCCGGCACATCGACGGGGCCGCCGACCTGGGCCGGATGCAGCGCCAGCAGAAGTTCCTCGCCTCACTGATCAAGCAGGCGACCAGCAGTGGTGTGCTGCTGAACCCGGTGAAGTTCCGGGACGTCGCCTCGACGATGCTGAACTCGGTCCGGGCCGACAAGGGGTTCGGTACGGAGCAGATGCTGGAGCTCAGCCAGGCGATGCGCGGCTTCTCCCCCGCCTCGTCCGAGTTCACCTCCGTGCCGCTGGGGAACGTCGCGTACCCGGTCAAGGGCATCGGCTCCACGGTCAAGTGGGACGAGGCGAAGTCGAAGAAGCTCTTCCAGGCGCTGCGCGACGACCGGCCGCTCTCCCCGGAGCGGCCCGGCGGACCGAAGGCCGTGCAGGTCGATGTCGCCCCGCAGCAGATCCGGGTCCAGGTCTACAACGGGACCCCGAAGGACGGCCTCGGCAAGACGGTCGACGAGGGGCTGCACGCCACCGGTTTCGACACCACGCGCGCCCCGCTGAACGGGGAGCCGCGCAATCTCGCGCACACGCTGATCACGTACGACCCCCGCTGGGACCGGTCCGCGAAGTCCCTGGCGGGCGCGTTGCCCGGGGTCGAGCTGCGGGCGGTGCGGGGGCAGGGCCCTCTGATGAAGGTGACGGCGGGCACGGACTTCGAGAAGGTGCGACGGGTACGGGGGAAGGAGACGAGCCGGGGCGAATTCGGCGCCGTCACGGGCGATCAGGTGGCCTGTCCGTGA
- a CDS encoding LCP family protein has protein sequence MGRSSTPGEGTRPSVRHAGQPGWDDGLYEDAPEPGQDSGADGRRPAPAGGGRHKGGAKRHGKKGKRRVLRWAASVLSLVIIGGAAAGYLYYEHLNGNLKKEDLTLGDKKMADHKANAAGQTPLNILLIGSDARDSKENQKLGGAKDTFGAPPLADVQMLVHLSADRSNMSVISMPRDTLLKIPKCTDPKTKHVYPATTGLAMTNETLRRGGPGCTVATWYELTGITIDHFMMIDFAGVVSMADAIGGVPVCVKGNVYSHTRDGKGSGLKLEEGTTKVKGKQALQWLRTRYGFKDGTDLSRTHAQHMYMNSMVRELRKGTKLTDPGKLMGLAEAATDALTVDKGDKGLGSVKKLYDLAGELKKVPTKRITMTTMPNVYGTGVNKGRVLPKPVDADQLFQMVRDDVPLDGKASKRKAPVAKKPTAPIAEIPVSVRNGTRTDTEYPVKGRASAVEGLLAGKGFTQAAVDKQNTNAAARTGVLFPSVDMEGNAQAVATALGIPLTAVKKSTAVSGITLTVGADWREDGDYSAPSAAEKTPESALALNGDDETACMDIQPGFGW, from the coding sequence GTGGGACGGAGCAGTACACCCGGGGAGGGGACGCGACCAAGCGTCCGGCACGCCGGTCAACCCGGCTGGGACGACGGGCTCTACGAAGACGCCCCGGAGCCGGGCCAGGACTCCGGCGCGGACGGCCGCCGGCCCGCGCCGGCGGGCGGCGGCCGTCACAAGGGCGGGGCGAAGCGGCACGGCAAGAAGGGCAAGCGCCGCGTACTGCGCTGGGCCGCCTCGGTCCTCTCGCTCGTCATAATCGGCGGCGCCGCCGCCGGATACCTCTACTACGAGCACCTCAACGGGAACCTCAAGAAGGAGGACCTGACGCTCGGCGACAAGAAGATGGCCGACCACAAGGCCAACGCCGCCGGTCAGACCCCGCTGAACATCCTGCTCATCGGCTCGGACGCGCGGGACTCCAAGGAGAACCAGAAGCTCGGCGGGGCCAAGGACACCTTCGGGGCGCCGCCCCTGGCCGACGTACAGATGCTGGTCCATCTCTCCGCCGACCGCAGCAACATGTCGGTGATCAGCATGCCGCGCGACACACTGCTGAAGATCCCGAAGTGCACCGACCCGAAGACGAAGCACGTCTACCCCGCGACCACGGGCCTGGCGATGACCAACGAGACGCTCCGCCGCGGCGGTCCCGGATGCACCGTGGCCACCTGGTACGAGCTCACCGGCATCACCATCGACCACTTCATGATGATCGACTTCGCCGGTGTGGTCTCGATGGCCGACGCGATCGGCGGCGTCCCGGTCTGCGTCAAGGGCAACGTCTACTCCCACACGCGCGACGGCAAGGGCTCCGGGCTGAAGCTGGAGGAGGGCACCACCAAGGTCAAGGGCAAGCAGGCCCTTCAGTGGCTGCGGACCCGCTACGGCTTCAAGGACGGAACCGACCTCAGCCGTACGCACGCCCAGCACATGTACATGAACTCGATGGTCCGTGAGCTGCGCAAGGGCACCAAGCTCACCGACCCGGGCAAGCTGATGGGCCTCGCCGAGGCGGCGACCGACGCGCTGACGGTCGACAAGGGCGACAAGGGCCTCGGCAGTGTCAAGAAGCTGTACGACCTCGCGGGCGAGCTCAAGAAGGTGCCTACCAAGCGCATCACGATGACGACGATGCCGAACGTCTACGGAACGGGCGTGAACAAGGGCCGGGTGCTCCCCAAGCCCGTCGACGCCGATCAGCTGTTCCAGATGGTCCGCGACGACGTCCCGCTCGACGGCAAGGCGTCCAAGCGCAAGGCCCCGGTCGCCAAGAAGCCCACGGCGCCCATCGCCGAGATCCCGGTCAGCGTCCGCAACGGAACCCGTACCGACACCGAGTACCCGGTCAAGGGCCGCGCCTCGGCGGTCGAGGGACTGCTCGCCGGGAAGGGCTTCACCCAGGCCGCGGTCGACAAGCAGAACACCAACGCGGCGGCACGGACCGGGGTGCTCTTCCCCAGCGTGGACATGGAGGGCAATGCCCAGGCCGTGGCCACGGCTCTCGGTATTCCGCTGACGGCGGTGAAGAAATCGACCGCGGTCTCCGGCATCACGCTGACCGTGGGGGCCGACTGGCGCGAGGACGGGGACTATTCCGCGCCGAGCGCCGCGGAGAAGACTCCGGAGAGCGCCCTCGCCCTGAACGGCGACGACGAAACGGCGTGCATGGACATCCAGCCGGGTTTCGGCTGGTAG